A stretch of Hirundo rustica isolate bHirRus1 chromosome 22, bHirRus1.pri.v3, whole genome shotgun sequence DNA encodes these proteins:
- the LOC120762273 gene encoding probable glutamate receptor isoform X3, with product MDKGLHFTICVVTTVLLLRESSQAGAGRNDDAVSKGTDSRGAGEGLPTLTVTTILEDPYVMVRGAELEGYCMELLAALAGMLRFQYRVKVVGDGQYGAVAAGGNWSGMIGEILRREADIAVAPLTVTSAREEVVSFTTPFLQTGIGILLRKDTASQDLSFFHFLSPFSKETWTALLFAYLLTCFCLFLVARLSPCEWNEPKNEENHFTFLNSLWFGAGALALQGATPRPQALSVRVIAVVWWLFTLALLAAYIANFTALLSSGSEQLPIQTFEDLVKQRNLEFGTLEGSSTFYYFKNSKNPIHQMIYEYMEKRREHVLVKTYQEAVQRVMDSNYAFIGESISQDLAAARHCNLIRAPEVIGARGFGIATAQGSPWTKPLSIAVLKLREAGDLDYLRNKWWESSCLRQSRDRWGPLEPPALGGLFLTLGIGLALGVLAALAELSSSSRRAAAHAKKSCCSVFTEEICTRLRIKGAARQSQEPAGKANA from the exons GAGCCGGGAGGAACGATGACGCTGTGAGTAAG GGCACAGACTCCCGGGGAGCAGGCGAGGGGCTTCCAACCCTGACGGTCACAACCATCCTG GAGGATCCCTACGTGATGGTGCGCGGAGCGGAGCTGGAGGGATACtgcatggagctgctggcagccctggcgGGGATGCTGCGCTTCCAGTACCGCGTCAAGGTGGTGGGAGACGGGCAGTACGGAGCCGTGGCCGCCGGCGGCAACTGGAGCGGCATGATCGGGGAGATCCTCAGAAGG GAAGCTGACATTGCAGTGGCTCCACTGACCGTCACCTCAGCCAGGGAGGAGGTGGTGTCCTTCACCACACCCTTCCTGCAGACTGGGATTGGGATCTTGCTCCGCAAGGACACGGCCTCCCAGGACCTGTCCTTCTTCCACTTCCTGTCTCCTTTCAGCAAGGAGACCTGGACAGCTCTTTTATTCGCTTACCTGCTCACCTGCTTCTGCCTCTTTCTTGTTGCCAG ACTGAGCCCCTGTGAATGGAATGAGCCGAAGAATGAAGAGAACCACTTCACCTTCCTGAACAGCCTCTGGTTTGGGGCAGGAGCCCTGGCCCTGCAAG GTGCCACCCCCCGGCCCCAGGCGCTCTCGGTGAGGGTCATTGCTGTGGTCTGGTGGCTCTTcaccctggccctgctggccgCCTACATCGCCAACTTCACGGCCCTCCTGAGCTCCGGCAGCGAGCAGCTCCCCATCCAGACCTTCGAGGACCTGGTCAAGCAGAGGAATCTGGAGTTTGGGACGCTGGAGGGCTCCTCGACTTTCTACTACTTCAAG AACTCCAAGAACCCCATCCACCAGATGATCTATGAGTACATGGAGAAGAGGCGGGAGCACGTTCTGGTCAAGACCTACCAGGAGGCCGTGCAGCGCGTGATGGACTCCAACTACGCCTTCATCGGCGAGTCCATCTCGCAGGACCTGGCGGCCGCCCGGCACTGCAACCTCATCCGGGCCCCCGAGGTCATCGGGGCCCGCGGCTTCGGCATCGCCACGGCCCAGG GATCCCCCTGGACCAAGCCCCTGTCCATCGCCGTGCTGAAGCTGCGCGAGGCGGGCGACCTGGACTACCTGCGGAACAAGTGGtgggagagcagctgcctgCGCCAGAGCCGGGACCGCTGGGGGCCCCTGGAGCCGCCGGCGCTGGGGGGGCTCTTCCTCACCCTGGGCATCGGCCTCGCCCTCGGCGTCCTCGCAGCCCTGGCCgagctctccagcagcagccgccgcGCGGCCGCGCACGCCAAG AAATCTTGTTGCTctgttttcacagaagaaaTCTGCACTCGTCTACGCATAAAAGGAGCTGCCAGACAAAGCCAGGAGCCGGCAGGGAAGGCAAATGCTTAA